TCGGTGTCGGTGGTCGCGCACTACGCCGACGGCGCCGCCTCGCTGCGGGCGTTCAACCTCACCAGCTGAAACCGGCTCACAGGTCGGAGACGACGACGTCGAGCTTGGTGCCGAAGCGGTCCTGGCCCGCGACCTCGACGTGCCAGCCCTGAGCCCGCAGGACGTCGACGAGCTGGTCCGGCGTGCGGGGGTGCTCGCCGCCGGTGACCAGTGCCCGGACCAGCCGGCCCTTGGTCGCCTTGTTGAAGTGCGACACGCTCTTGCGGACGCCGTCGACCTCGTGCAGCACCCGCACGGTTGCCAGCCGGTCGGCGATGTCGCCCGCCGGACGCCAGAAGGCGGCGTACGTCGTGGAGCGCAGGTCGAGCACGAGGCCGTCGCCGGCAGCGGCGAGCGCGGCCGGCTCGAGGCGGGCGCGCCAGTGGCCGGCGACGCTGCCGAGGCCGGGCAGGGTGACGTCACCGGAGAGCCGGTACGCCGGGATCCGGTCCCCGGGACGGACGAGTCCGAAGAGGCTCGAGGTGGTGGCGATCCAGGACCCCGCGCGGCGCTTGTCCGCGCCGGTCAGCGACGGCAGGTCGAGGGCCTCGTAGAGCACGCCGGTGTAGACCTGCTCCGCGCGCGCGGTGGGTGCACTCGCCAGGGCCGCGTTGCGCTCGACCTCGTCCTGCTGGGTCTTGCCGAGTCCCAGCACGCGCGCGGCCTCGCCCGGGTCGCCCTCGCAGAGCGCGACCAGCGCGTCGAGGACCTCGCCCCGGGCCGGGTTCAGGTCCGGCAGCGACAGGGTCTCGAGGTCGAGCGGCTTGCCGCGCCGCGGAGCGGTCTTGCCCTCGGACGGGGGGAGCAGGATCAGCACGTCGCACACCTTAGCCCGGATCCACCGATGAACTTGGGCGGTGAGCGTGGCGTAGAACGAGAATGCCCTTGCTGGGCGGGAGAATCGGAGTTCTTGAGGCAACGATTCACACCAAGAGCAAGGGCATCTCTGAGGTGAAACTCTCTCACACGCTTCGATCGACGTCGGCGGTCTTCGATGACCCGAATCTCGTGTCGGCCGCAGGCCTGGTGCCGGCGCTCGCGTTGGCCGAGTCCGCCGGCCTGCGTGACCTGGCAGATGAGCACCTGAGCGTGCCGACGGACAAAGGCGCGAACGCTGGGTTGAAGGTCACCTCGCTGGTCGGCGGGATGGTCGCCGGCGCGGACAGCATCGATGACATGGCGCTGCTGCGTCATGGCGGAATGGGGCGGCTGTTCACCCGGGCGTATGCGCCCTCGACGTTGGGTTCGTTCCTTCGGGCGTTCACCTTCGGGCACGTCCGCCAGCTCGACGCGATCGCTTCGCGGTTCCTGATCGCACTGGGCGGCCTCACCGGTTTGCTCGGCGCATCGGCAGACCCCGCAGCCAGCGACACCGACACCGACCTCGAGGTGGATCGCGGGTACGCGTTGGTCGATGTCGACGACACGATCATCGAGGTCCATGGCTATGCCAAGCAGGGCGCAGGGTTCGGCTATTCCGGGGTCCGTGGGCTCAACGCGCTGCTTGCCACCCTCACCGTCCCCGGTGGGGCCCCGGTGGTCGTGGCCCAGCGTCTGCGCAAGGGTTCGACCGGGTCACCACGCGGCGCGAAGCGTCTGGTCGGCGACGCGGTGCGAACCGCCCGACGGCTGCTCGGGAAGAACCGGCCGATCCTGGTGCGGATGGACTCGGCGTTCTACGGTCGCAGACCAGTCCACGCCGCGATCGCTGGTGGGGCCGCGGTGTCGGTGACGGTGCGGATGGACAAACGCATCAAGGCGGCGATCGAAGCGATCGCCGACGATGCGTGGACCACCATCGAATACACCGACGCCATCTTCGACGAGCCGAGTGGCCGCTGGATCTCGCGAGCCGAGGTCGCCGAGATCGACTTCACCGCGTTCGCTGCGCAGAAGAAGTCCGACCACGTCCCGGGCCGGCTCGTAGTCCGTCGCATCCCGGACTTCAACGCCGAGAAGAACAAGGCAGCCGGCCAGGACACCTTGTTCGACACCTGGCGCTTCCACGCCTTCTTCACCACCACCGACGCCGACGTGCTGGACACCGTCGCCGCCGACAAGATGCACCGCCATCACGCGGTCATCGAACAAGTCCATGCTGACCTCAAAGGCGCCGCGCTGGCACACCTGCCGTCGGGGGTGTTCACCGCGAACGCCGCCTGGCTGGTGCTCGCCGTCATCGCGTTCAACCTCACCCGAGCCGCCGCGAGCCTGACCGATCGGGAGTTGGCGAAGGCCACCACCGCCACGCTCCGTCGCAAGCTGATCATCGTGCCGGCAAGGGTCGCGACCTCAGCACGCCGGATCACCCTGCACCTGCCCCATGCCTGGCCCTGGGAGAGCGCCTGGACGGCACTGTTCGACCGAGTCAACGACCCGCCGCCAAGCCTCGCAGCCTGACCACCCAGCAGCCCGCCGCTGCGCGAACCGAGGACCAAGTGGACGACACCGGACAACGAGGTCCGGCACATCGACATGCCCGCGGCTCCTCATGACCAGACGAACCGGATCAGGCGCTCAGCGCCATGGCCATCGGTGGATCCGGGCTTAGGGAGCGCTCCCGAGGGACCGGGGCGGAGGTCCGCGGCCGGGGGTGAGCGCGGCTAGGATGAGCGAGGACGAGCTGGCCGGGCGGCCGCGTGACCGGGTGACCGGTCCCGAGGAAGGTCCGGGCTCCACAGGGCAAGGTGGTGGGCAACGCCCACCCGGGGTGACCCGCGGGACAGTGCCACAGAAAGCAGACCGCCGCCGGTGCTCGCACCGGCGGTAAGGGTGAAACGGTGGTGTAAGAGACCACCAGCACCCCGGGTGACCGGGGTGGCTCGGTAAACCCCACCTGGAGCAAGATCAAGAGGGCGGACTCCGGTCCGCCTGCGTGAGCGTCCGAGGGCGGCCCGCCCGAGCTCACGGGTAGATCGCACGAGGCTGTCGGCAACGGCAGCCCTAGATGGATGGTCGCCCCTCGCCTCGCGAGGACAGAACCCGGCCTACAGGCCAGCTCGTCCCCCCAAGCCCGGGTGTGTGATCTCCGCCGCGGCGGGTATGCCACGTGTTGGGTGATGTGTCCACGGACGACGGGGAGTGAGCGTGCGGCTGCAGCTGGTGACCGGGTTCCGGTTCCCGACGACCGATGCCGCGGGCGTGCTCGTCGAAGAGCGCAGCGCGACGCTGGGACGCCTCCATGACCTGCGCGGGACCATCGACGACCGGCTGCAGGACGCCTCGCCCGGCCCGGTGCTGGGCTGGACCGCCGAGGTCCACGACCACACCCTCTCGGTGATGCTCGAGCTCGACGTCCTCGCCGACGACGCCTGGGGTCAGGGACCGGAGGTGTGGCAGGAGCTCGAGGAGCTCATCGGGTGCAGCGAGGTCGGGGTCGAGCGGTGCACCTCGATGTCGATCCTCACCCGGCACGCCTGAGGGCGACGCGGAGGAACTCCTCGACCTCCTCGCGCTCGCGGCGCCGGTGCAGGAGGTCCGTCGACGCGACCATCGCGTTGCGTCGAGCACGTTCCTGCGCGGGTGCCACCCAATGATCGATCCATCCCAGCAGCTGCCCCCCGGCCCGCCCGGCCGTGCTCCGGAACCGTGTCGCCGTCATTGCGTACCTCCCCGTCGCGGCCCTGCGCTTCCTGACTTGCTGTGCTCGACGCTAGGCCGGCGCGTCGCCGAGGACGTCAACGCTGCGTGACAAGTGCGTGAACTCGCCCGCGCGAGACGAGGGACGTCCCGGTCAGATGCGGCGGTGAGACTGCCGCGAGGGCGCGCCGCGCTGCGGCGTACACTCGGCGTATGTCTGAGCGCGATCTGAAGCCCCGTAGCCGCGACGTCACCGACGGTCTGGAGCGGGCCGCTGCCCGCGGCATGCTGCGCGCGGTAGGGATGGGCGACGAGGACTTCGCCAAGCCCCAGATCGGGGTGGCGTCCTCGTGGAACGAGATCACGCCGTGCAACCTCTCGCTCGACCGGCTCGCCAAGGCCGTCAAGAACGGCGTGCACGCCGCCGGGGGCTTCCCGCTGGAGTTCGGGACGATCTCGGTCTCCGACGGCATCTCCATGGGCCACGAGGGCATGCACTTCTCGCTGGTCTCCCGTGAGGTCATCGCCGACTCGGTCGAGACCGTGATGATGGCCGAGCGCCTCGACGGCTCCGTGCTCCTCGCCGGCTGCGACAAGTCGCTGCCCGGCATGCTCATGGCCGCCGCCCGGCTCGATCTCGCCAGTGTGTTCCTGTACGCCGGCTCGACGATGCCCGGACAGGTCGACGGCAACGACGTCACCATCATCGACGCCTTCGAGGCCGTCGGTGCCTGCCTGGCGGGGAAGATCACCCGCGAGGAGGTCGACCGCATCGAGCGGGCGATCTGCCCCGGCGAGGGTGCCTGCGGCGGGATGTACACCGCCAACACCATGGCCTCGGTCGCCGAGGCGATCGGCATGTCCCTGCCTGGCTCGGCCGCCCCGCCGGCCGTCGACCGTCGACGCGACGGCTTCGCCCACCGCTCCGGCCAGGCGGTCGTCGAGATGCTGCGCCAGGGCATCACGGCCCGCCAGGTCATGACCAAGCCTGCCTTCGAGAACGCCATCGCCGTCGTGATGGCGCTCGGCGGCTCGACCAACGCTGTGCTCCACCTGCTGGCGATCGCCCGTGAGGCCGACGTCGACCTCACCCTCGACGACTTCACGCGCGTCGGCGCGAAGGTCCCGCACCTGGGTGACCTCAAGCCGTTCGGTCGCTACGTCATGAACGACGTCGACAAGATCGGCGGCATCCCCGTCGTCATGAAGCTGCTGCTCGACGCCGGTCTCATGCACGGCGACGTCCTCACCGTCACCGGCAAGACGATGGCCGAGAACCTCGAGGCCCTCAACCCCCCGGCCGTCGACGGCGACATCATCCGCAAGCTCAGCGAGCCCATCCACCAGACCGGCGGCCTGACGATCCTCAAGGGGTCCCTGGCCCCCGAGGGCGCGGTCGTGAAGTCGGCCGGGTTCGACGACGAGGTCTTCGAGGGACCCGCCAGGGTCTTCGACGGAGAGAAGGCCGCGATGGACGCGCTGGCCGAAGGCCGGATCCAGCACGGCGACGTGGTCGTCATCCGCTACGAGGGCCCCAAGGGTGGTCCCGGCATGCGCGAGATGCTCGCCATCACCGGTGCCATCAAGGGCGCCGGACTCGGCAAGGACGTCCTGCTCATCACCGACGGCCGGTTCTCCGGCGGGACCACGGGTCTGTGTGTCGGTCACATCGCCCCGGAGGCGGTCGACGCCGGCCCCATCGCGTTCCTGCGCGACGGCGACCGGATCCGCCTCGACGTCGCCAACGGCGGCCTGGACGTGCTGGTCGACGAGGCCGAGCTCGAGGCGCGCAAGGACGGTTGGCAGCCGAACCC
The nucleotide sequence above comes from Nocardioides massiliensis. Encoded proteins:
- the yaaA gene encoding peroxide stress protein YaaA; protein product: MLILLPPSEGKTAPRRGKPLDLETLSLPDLNPARGEVLDALVALCEGDPGEAARVLGLGKTQQDEVERNAALASAPTARAEQVYTGVLYEALDLPSLTGADKRRAGSWIATTSSLFGLVRPGDRIPAYRLSGDVTLPGLGSVAGHWRARLEPAALAAAGDGLVLDLRSTTYAAFWRPAGDIADRLATVRVLHEVDGVRKSVSHFNKATKGRLVRALVTGGEHPRTPDQLVDVLRAQGWHVEVAGQDRFGTKLDVVVSDL
- the ilvD gene encoding dihydroxy-acid dehydratase — translated: MSERDLKPRSRDVTDGLERAAARGMLRAVGMGDEDFAKPQIGVASSWNEITPCNLSLDRLAKAVKNGVHAAGGFPLEFGTISVSDGISMGHEGMHFSLVSREVIADSVETVMMAERLDGSVLLAGCDKSLPGMLMAAARLDLASVFLYAGSTMPGQVDGNDVTIIDAFEAVGACLAGKITREEVDRIERAICPGEGACGGMYTANTMASVAEAIGMSLPGSAAPPAVDRRRDGFAHRSGQAVVEMLRQGITARQVMTKPAFENAIAVVMALGGSTNAVLHLLAIAREADVDLTLDDFTRVGAKVPHLGDLKPFGRYVMNDVDKIGGIPVVMKLLLDAGLMHGDVLTVTGKTMAENLEALNPPAVDGDIIRKLSEPIHQTGGLTILKGSLAPEGAVVKSAGFDDEVFEGPARVFDGEKAAMDALAEGRIQHGDVVVIRYEGPKGGPGMREMLAITGAIKGAGLGKDVLLITDGRFSGGTTGLCVGHIAPEAVDAGPIAFLRDGDRIRLDVANGGLDVLVDEAELEARKDGWQPNPPKYTRGVLGKYAKVVQSAAHGAICG
- a CDS encoding IS1380 family transposase, whose protein sequence is MKLSHTLRSTSAVFDDPNLVSAAGLVPALALAESAGLRDLADEHLSVPTDKGANAGLKVTSLVGGMVAGADSIDDMALLRHGGMGRLFTRAYAPSTLGSFLRAFTFGHVRQLDAIASRFLIALGGLTGLLGASADPAASDTDTDLEVDRGYALVDVDDTIIEVHGYAKQGAGFGYSGVRGLNALLATLTVPGGAPVVVAQRLRKGSTGSPRGAKRLVGDAVRTARRLLGKNRPILVRMDSAFYGRRPVHAAIAGGAAVSVTVRMDKRIKAAIEAIADDAWTTIEYTDAIFDEPSGRWISRAEVAEIDFTAFAAQKKSDHVPGRLVVRRIPDFNAEKNKAAGQDTLFDTWRFHAFFTTTDADVLDTVAADKMHRHHAVIEQVHADLKGAALAHLPSGVFTANAAWLVLAVIAFNLTRAAASLTDRELAKATTATLRRKLIIVPARVATSARRITLHLPHAWPWESAWTALFDRVNDPPPSLAA